The Antechinus flavipes isolate AdamAnt ecotype Samford, QLD, Australia chromosome 4, AdamAnt_v2, whole genome shotgun sequence genomic interval GATTTttcaagaataattttatttttatagctacAACACTCATCCAGTTTTTCTTGTGTCCTctcaccttttcattttattctccttttctcattaaaagaaaaacacattctAGGGCCTTGGAAGTAAGACACAAAGGTAATTGAACCAAATCCACATGGAACCCAACCTTCTTATGGCATGGGCAGAACTGGGGCCATTTTAGTCCCTCTGAGTCCCAGGCTCTGAGGGTATGGTACAGAAGTAGATGAGGTAGGGTACCCTTCCTGGAACTTCCCTCTCCCCTagcatctctcttttttctgtggAAGGGCAGTCCAGGTCAGTTTCCTGGAGGACCAGAAGGAATCTCCCCATTGCTTTTTGCTTTGGCTCCTTGGTAGCCCAAGATGTAGATAGGGCAAGTGGGGAGACAGTTGAAGGACGGAAGGAAGTTTGGAGGATCCAAAACAAGTGAGCCCATACCCTAAAAATCCCCATTTATCTGAGGTGGTTGAGGTCCATATGAGGGGATAGGGAACTATCTGCTGCCCCTACTCCACCCTTAACAAAGGAGAGAAACCCAATTGCCCTCCCACCACCTCAAAACTGCTTCCTAGAAGATCTCACACTTGAAAAATTTAAGGGGAGGCTAAAGGAAGGAATACAATGCACCTTGGCTTTAAATCTGGTGTTGGCTGGAAGGCCAGGCAGCAGTTAGCACCTTAAGACTCTCTGTGAGTGCCCCAAGCTTCCCAGCAGAGAGGAAGAGGGGCTGGTCTCAGAGGTCTCTCCCACTGCCAGCTGTGGGTTTTTGCATTCCAGGCCGGGCCCCCTTAATCCCCAAGTCTCTCAGAGTTCTTCATGAACTCTCTCCCGGTCTTCATCTGATTTCAGCTTGAGCTCCTCCATGGTGATCTTGCCATCCTGATTTCGGTCCTGGTTCTGGAACATGTCACCGATGGTTTTCTCGGGGTCCTGCCCGGGCATGAGTTTCCCTTTGCCTTCTGCTACCTGGGCCTTGATAAAGGTGGAAAactgagagggaaggagaaacaacGGGAGAGAGGGTTAAGCGAGAGTTGGAGCCTAAAGGGCCATGGGAGGAGGGTTGGAAGGATACACACGTGGAGGCCATTCTGGTTCAGGAGGCGTTGGGTCAGGGAAGGAGTACCACTGAACCCAGAAAACACGATGGTGATACCCAAGGAGGGCCAGTGAGAGGGGGAAAGTAGAGGGAGAGCAAAGATTAAGGCTGAGAAAAGCAATAGCACTGGTGTGGGGTGAGGAGGAGCATGAATGGATTTGAGGGAGGGGGAGAACTGGGTAATATTTGAGTTCATTTTGACTACCAGGGACACTTGATATTCTCTTTTCTGACTCATGCCTTTATATAGGGGACTGTCCTTCATACTTAATATGCATGCATAACTTATCCATGCCTCTTAGAATCTTTAGAATTTTGAAGGATTGGTTTAAATATCACCTTCCATGGAAGTCTCTCCTATCCCCTCCTGACTCCCAACTTGCTCGTGCCCTCCCCTCCAAATTACTGTTACGCCATCCACATCAAGGGGGTTAGGGATCGAGCACCCTCACCATCTgaaaaatctgcataaaatttttggccctccctttgtaccagagaagtctgaattattattgtattaaaagGTAACAATTTgctattatacaatactatatattttttatacatttctgagcttctaaactttttctgtatgGAATGCTAGCCTTTGTATATTgtctgtggcttctgcaaaacaTCCCCCAAAGTTCCCATTTCTTATGCCAACCAGTGATACATTGAGACCACAATGGGGGAAGTCATGATGTGGGAAGAATAGACATTATTTACTCCCaatataatgtaagctccttgggggcaaggACAATATAATTTTTGGCTCTGAgttgctggcacatagtaggtactaataAATATGtctagaataaatgaatgaatggaatgaaGTGACCCTCCTGAATTGAGTAATGGTTTTCTATGTGCTAAGAGGCTTCTTCCTACCTCCTCAAGGGGGATCTCTCCATCCTTGTTGAGGTCCATGTCTTCATACAGGTTAGGAGGGGGGTCCCCATGCCAAACGAACAGGTAACCCTCTGGCAGTCCCTCCTCTCGGGACACCAGCTCCACCTCAAATAGTAGCACAGCACTGCCTGGGACACCGCGAGCTTGGAGAAACAGAAACGAGACTTTAAGGGCCCTGCCCTCACTGGGCTTCCTATATTtgaaagagggagggatgaaTGAGTAGGGAGCAGCACCTGACTCACAGGAGCCAGGATGGTCTTGTTGGAACTTAAAGATCTGTTGAAGAATTAGAACAGTCAGTACCTCGTTCCCAAGGCCTTCCTAAACATCCTGTTAGCAATAGAAGTGCTTCCCTTTGCCCTCCTTCCTTGTTCCTGTTTAATGCTTTCCCCTGCCATCCAGCAGCTCCAATCGGGGCAAGGTTGGAGGGCCAGAGAGCAGAAGCCTTCACCTTCCTTTTGCCCCCTCACCTCCATTTTCTCCATGTCCCAGGTGAGGAGGAATGATCAGTTGTCGCCTTTCTCCCACACACATGCCTTGAAGCCCGGTGTTCAGTCCTTCAATCACCTTGTTGGCCCCCAAAGTAGCTTCCTGGGGCTCTCCGTAGTCGTGGCtggaagaagagaatgaggatCTGGATCTGGAGGAATGCACCTGGGCTTCCTTCACTCACCATGATCTGTAGGTTACTGGGAACAGCTAAGAAACATgctggatagagccctgggcttggaatctgcaagatctgagtgcaaatcctatcttactagctatgggaccctgggcaaatcacttaatctatctCAGTTTTAGATGCCCCATCTTTAAAATCACTCTTCAGTCTTATCCAATTCTTTATGGCTcactttgaggttttcttggcaaagaccgcaaaggtttgccatttccttttccagctatcttatagatgaggaaactaacgCAAACAAGATCACAGAGCTATCTGTGTATGTCTGAAtggtatctgaggttagatttgaattcaggaacatgAGCAAATATCCGAGTACCTGAAGCCAGAGTTGAACTTAggaactttggtcttcctgatcccaggtcCGGTCCTCTTAtttactgcactatctagctgctcacttggtacatagtagacacttaataaatatttaaatacttgttccctccccccttttctctttggATGGGAAATACttaggaatgaaaaaatagcTATAAAAGACTGTAAGAATCAGAAGAAACAAGAGACCCTAAATGAGAGCTCTATACCTTTTTATGTGTCCTGGACTTTTTGCCATGTGGTGAAGCCCATGGCACCCttctcaaaatagtttttaaatgcataaaaatagaaTTACCAAGAAAACTGATTATACTGAATTACAGtgataaaacaaacaagcaaatacataaaaaaataagCCTAAAATCATGTAACCCTTGAAATCTATGCATGAATTCCAGATTAAGAATCTTAGATtgttgtacagcaaaataactgttaggacatgtatgcttattttttgacatgtatgcttatattgtatttaatttatactttaacatacttaacatgtatttggtcaacctgccatggatAGGATGGGGatcaggggaaggaggggaaaaattgaaacaacaggtttggcaattgtcaatgctgtaaaattacccacgtatataacttgtaaataaaaagctatattaaaaaacaaacaaataaataaatatagtagaaatacaaaaaaaaagaatcttagatTGTCTAGAAACCAAATCAGAAGGGGTTTGGTTTGGTTTCTACTTTTTGCCCTCCTTGACCAGCATAAGGAACAATTGCCATCCGGTGTGTGGTGATGGATGTGTACTCCATTTTTCTGCCAGTAAAAGGGAAACTTCGGTAGAGATGAAGGCCATTTTGgatttgtctttgtgtccccagaatGTCTGCATGGCTCCTAATTTGTAGTAGAGGCTCAATGAGTGCTActtgaaagaatgaatgatgCTCCCCTGCCTAGTACTCACGAGGAAAAGAGCTTGGTTCCATCCAGCAAGGAGCAGTTATAGTGATAGCGTACAAAATCCCCCAGCCTGGAGGTCTCATTGCAGCCTTCACTGGGTCTGGAGATGGTCCGAGTTTCCACCGGGTCTGATGGGTTGTGGAAGTCGATGACGTGGACATCGAAGATCAGCACTGCTGAGCCAGGGATCTTGTCTCCTGATACACCATTGCATAAGCATAGACTTAGGAATGGAATGGAAACTTAAAGGCTAAATCCTATTGATCACTTTGTGCTCCccataggaaaaaatggaagcaatgatcacattttaaaaaaaaaaaaaatatatatatatatatatatatatatatatacacatatacatatatatatacacacacacatacacacacatatatatatgtgtgtgtgtgtgtgtgtgtgtgtgtgtgtgtgtgtgtatgagaacTGGGCAAatcaaattatttgtatttatggaaggagaaaagggacagGTTGGAGCTGAAGTTCTTGGCCACCGCCTAGCATCTTGGGGAGGTATCCATTGGTTTGAAGAACGATGTTTCCACTGTAACTAGGAGATGAAGGGAAGGCAAGGATTGAGGCTAGGATTTGTAATGGGGTTGGGCTAGGTAAAGGAGAAAACCTTACCCGCTCCATTTTCTCCATAGGCGAGATGTGGAGGGATGGTGATTCGTCGGAGCTCTCCGATGCACACTCCCTGTAGTCCCTGGTCCATGCCTGGGATGATGTAACCCTGCCCTATGTAAGTATTGTATGTGTGGTTTCTGGAGTAGCTGCAATATAAAATAGGGGAGAAATAGGGCTGTGCTGTCAGCAAAGACACCTTCCAAACACCGTGACCAACCACCCCCATGACTAGATGGGCCCCTCTCCTCCTTGATGCAGCTGGAGCCCATTCAGTTCTACATCTGATCATGTCTCTCTCTCATCATCTGCCACTTCCCTAGTACCCCCTCCAGCTCCTCAGCTGGACCACTGCACTAGCTTCTGATTGAGCTTCAGCCTCTCCACCCAGCTGTCAGTGATATATTCCTAAAGCACCATTCTGACCACTCACTCTCCCACTCAAGAGCCTCCAGAGGTCCTGTCTTGCCtctgaaatattactgttctgtaagaaatgatcagcaggatgattccagagaggtctggagagactgacatgaactgatgctgagtgaaatgaacagaaccaggatttcatcGTACACGACAACAAGTCTATACAATGGCCAGTTCTGATAGTCGTGGTTctcgtcaacaatgagatgattcaggccagttccagtgatcttgtgacaaagaaagccctctacacccagagggaggactatgggaactgagtgtggatcacaacatagtattttcacttttttgttgttgtttgcttgctttttgttttctttctcattttttttcctttttgatctgattttttttgtgcagcatgataattgtgaaaatatgtatagaaaaattgtacatgtttaatatatattagattatttgccatctaggggaggggatggggagaagagagaaagaaaaaatttggaacacgaagttttgcaaggatgaatgttgaaaattatctatgcatatattttgaaaataaaaaaacttttaaaaaacttctatctttttaaaaaaaatcagcaagtgtttattgtctttcctttcttctctcttctccaaaaattagggggaaaggaagggaagaaaagaagaaagaagggaaagaaaggagtaaaGAAGGAacatgggaaggaaaggaaaaaagaaaggagcaagggaaggaagaaaagggggaagaaaaggaaataaagaaagaagggaggaagccagaaaagaaagaagaaaggaggcaaggaaggaaaggagggagaaaggaaggaaagaagaaaggagagaaggaaggaaagaaaatggaggaaggaaagagaaagggaagaaggaggaaggagaaaaggaagggaagaaaaagggaaggatggaaggagggagagaaaaaggaaggaaggagggaaggaagagaaaaaggaaggaaagagaaaaaggaagaaagagagaaaaggaggaagggaggaaaaaagaaacaagggaagggaagaagaaaggaagtgaaagagaagaaagggaagagggaaggaaagaaggaaagagagacaacaaaaggaagggggaaaagccCAAATCCTTGGAACAATTATACATAGTCAAGAAAAACTTGCCTGGCCATTTCCAAAGATATGTGGCTCATTTGACATCTTGGATCTGTCATCTCACAGTTACCAGACTATTTGTCTAGATATAAAGCTTATTATCATTTCAGACATACCATAGTATAGATAAATTGGCTTCTTTGCTTTTCCACATCcatgatattccatctcccaccacctTGCTCTTGCACAAACAGAACACACTATTCCTGGAatgtattttctcttcatttctgcctcAGAAAATGTAGCTTCCTTTGTAGCTTAGCTTAAGGATCACCTCCTACATGAGGCCTTTTCTGAACTTCCTAACTACTGGAATTTCCCCCCCATCAAAGATCTTGTGTTTTTCTGTacactttatatttaaatttatatgtatatatttcttctctaaatagactgtaagctcttaGAAGAAGAGGCAATTCAATTAGCTTTTAATTCCACAGTACTCAATATATGATGCTTGTGGGTGATGATATACCAGTGGGACATAAGTTTCATTAGGGATGCTGTGAAATCTTGACTATGTTATTgcagataaaaaatataaataattttgtgttGCATAAATTTGACTTACTCAGGCTATATATTaatgaatatattattatatgatatattaatatgttATCATATATTAATATGATTAAATACATTAATTCAAAGATAGAAACTTGACTTAGGATTTTTTTGGTGGAGGGTCTTGCTGGCAAGGAGCTCTTTCTACCACTTCAGGGCAGAATCTGCTCTGAAACTTAGGATCTTAGGGAGCCACTCAGAGCcttgagagattaaataatttgctcacaGTCATACAAACAGTATGAATTAGAAATGGGAcataaatgattgtacatgtataatctatatcagattgcttgctgtcttggggaggggagagggaaagatgggagggaggaaattttggaactcaaaaatgattgttgaaaactatatgtaattggaaaaataaaatactattaagtaagaaaaaaattgaagtggGACATGAACTCAGTCCTTCATGgctctgaagtcctttctcagTCTATGGCACTGTGTTGCTTCTCTCATTTTGTAATTATAGTTTTTGTGAAATAAACAAAGCTTGCCTATAGCATGTATATACAAGCcttgaaatatcaaaatatatatccTTGAATCTGACAAAAGGCTGCTTTTATTGAAGTTGCATTGTACCTGGAAACTTCCATGTCCATTGTAATCCACTGAAAGAAGGGCATCAAACTCAAACATAAACTGTATACTGACTTGGAAACCCACATGATAACATTATGTATGttctatgttatttttatttattttgttaaatattttctaaatgagaaaaaaagagttccGTGTCCCTAGATTTTTCATAGCCAGATATATCGTCccatgaatgaaaaacattttagcaTTAGGCATTAGAatgatttgttgattgattgattgattgattatatcaGAGAGGCACTTGAGATGTATTTCACTAGGAATGACAATGGCTTCACTagctctccttcctcctcatGGTCTCTCTCCagttcttccttccccctcccctcatgTTTTCCAGTCTCCAAAACTTCTTGGTGTTCTTTAACCCTTACCATCCAAGTTCAGGCCCTCATTCTTTCTTGCCTGCACTACTTCCATAGCCTCCTACCTGGTCTTCTTTCTTCTAGTCTCTTGTCACTCCAAACCATCCTACACACAAGCTACCAAAATGAGTTTGTCAAAATACAACTCTGACCACCTTTCTACTACTTAACCAGTTCCAAAGGTTCCTTATTCCTAGCAATTCCTACCAACtcctctatttgacatttaaaaccctttacaacttgactccaacctacctttccagcattaatattcattattccCTTTGactttcattgcatttttttttttttttgctattccttacatgacattccatttcccaaAAAACACCTTCTTTGCAAgatcttttcttattctctcccagctccttttggtgttttcccttccaaattcatatatttattttgtgactATAACCTGCCCATTAGTCCCATTTAGTGGAAGAGTTGACTAGGTAATCTTGGAGACAGAACCTACCAACTGGCCAGGAGATTCGCCCAATAATTCCCAAGTTTCTAACGGTCTATTTTTGACCTTAAATTGGGGTGGCTTctggaatatattttatataaacttttatatgtatatgttgtcttcccttataacatgaaaatattttgaggGAGGGAATGACTTCATTTTTGTTGTGTCCCCAGCTTAGTAGAGTACTCAGTACATAGTAGTAGTTCACTTgttatttcagtcacatctaactctttgtgacttcatttggggttttcttgaaaaggaTACTAGGGTATTTCCTCCTCTgattcattgtacagatgaggaaactgaggcaaacagagatgagtgacttgcctagggtgacacagctaggaagtgtctgaagacagatctGAACAGAGACTTCAGGtctagggctctatccactgcaccagcttGCCACCgaatatagtaagtatttaataaattccttttcattGATCTGTTTGGCTCTGAGAAGAGGGGCCAGAAATAGGAGCAATGACTTGGGGTTACAAAGAGGCAGGTTTAGACTTTTGAAAACCTTTGAACAAttagagatattaaaaaatagaattaggatCTACCAGGTTCTTTCTCACTGGTGGTCTTCAAGCTGAGGTCCTTTCTgactctaagattctgtgatttttttcctcccagtgCTTCCTCCATTCTCCCCTATTTTGAGTGATTTTTGTCTCAGCGATTTCTTCAGCTCTTGCCATTCTCCCATGGGCTCACCCCACCTCTTACCTGGAGTCAAAGATGGTGCCATCCATCAAGGAGCCATTATAATGGTATCGCATGAAATCCCCTGCCACAGCTTTCCGCCCACAGCCAGGAGGCAGCAGCAGAGTCTCTAGCTGGACACTGTCCTTGGGATTGTGGACATCAATTAGAAGGACATGGAAGACGAGGGAAGCCTGAGGAGGGATCACGGTTcctagaggggaaaaagaaaagatcaagctCCCTATAGTTGCTTTCTAAGGTTTCTTTGGATTACTAAGCTTGGggataaatagtttaaaaattatttttaaaaaaactaccaTTAAAAAAACCATTTTAATTAATCAATATAAAAGTTCTCTTCCCACACCCACCACACCTGCTACTGTCACTCCACACTCATAGCTGCAGAAGAGGGAATGAGGATAGGATTAAATGGCTCAGGATCATTTGAAGTTATGAGGTACAGTAAAAGGAATAACGAATCTGTGTCAttggacctcagttcaaatgtgCACTAAGCTTTTTGACAGCTGCATCAACTTtagcaagtcattttaacttatttttttaatttttaaaaattaattttaatttttttgtcatttaaaattcttgaatctgtttcctcatctgtcaaatggggataatcataaaCTCATAACCAATGTGTATGgtcaatcaaaacaaaattcTACTCTGACCATGTTTAAATAATCTCAGTCTGCATCCTGAGTTTATCATTGCTCTATCAAGAGGTGGGAAGCATTTGTGAGGGCAGCTAAGgaggcatggtggatagagcaccagccctggaatcaggagaacctgagtttaaatccagcctcaaacacttgacacttactagctgtatgatcctgctcaagtcacttaaaccccccatcccaaaaaacaaaaaacaaaaccaatctgCAGAGAGGTCCCCTCTTAGCCCCTTTCTGGtgccttttcttcctcttaatgGCCACCCATCTTTCCCCGATGTGAACCAACTGCTCTCACCATAGCCTTTCTCTCCATATGCCAGAAAAGGGGGTATGAtgatcttccttttctctccaggACACATCCCTAGCAGCCCCTGGTCCATGCCCTTGATAAGCCATCCTGAGCCCACATAGGTGTCATAAGTGCTACTCCTGCTATAGCTGTGGAGAATGAGATGAAGAAGGGATTGAGTAGGGGGAAGACTCCTGCTTCCCTGTGCCATTCCTTCATCTTCAGGCTCCTCTTCTCTGCCTTCAGAGTTCCTCTGGGACCCATTACCTGGAGTCAAAAGCCGTTCCATCCAGCAGCGTGCCATTATAGTGATAGCGGACAAAGTCGCTGTCCTGGACCATGCGGGGACAATTTGTGGGTCGAAGGAGAGTGTTCACCTGCACTGAGTCTTCCTTGTTCCATACATCCAACAGGACAACGTCAAAGTACAGTGTGGAATCAGGAGGGATCAGCCCGGCTGAGGAGGGGAGGATTATCTGTTAGCCCCAGTGGCAATGGGGGGAAAGTCCCATCCCTCCTTCAAAGGGACATCTTTCTTCCTAGGAGCATCCTAGCTTCCATTGTCCCACATGGCCTTCACTCTATGACAGAAGCCCTGTCATAAAGTGGAAGAAGTACTAAACTCATATAGTTGAGTCTGGTCCAAGTTCCAGCATTCCCTGGGTGTTTGACTATAGGTTAGTCACGTAAAactctctgagactcaattttcCCATGTGTAATAATTATACTTGGACTAAAAACTTTTAAGCATTTATATgctcaaaccaaaacaaaattctACATTGACCACATTTAAATAATCTCAGTCTGCATCCTGAGTTCATCGTTGCTCTGTCTAGAGGTGGGAGTAGTAGGGTCAGtatcagccctggaatcaggaggctctgagtttaaatccagccttgaACACCTGACACTTGCTAgcagtatgaccctggacaagtccctatcatttcctttgaccaaGACCTCCCCCCAGTTTTTCATGCACATGTGTCCCAACCGCCCCCTCTCCTCACTCACCAACCCCGATGCTGCCGTAGCCAAGGTGGGGGGGGACGATGAGGCGACGCCGTTCATTGACACACATCCCCATAAGCCCTCGGTCCATACCAGTGATGAGCCGGCCCACACCCACCACACCTGCTACTGTCACTCCACGATCATAGCTGCAGAAGAGGGAATAAGGACAGGGATAGATGGCCCAGGAGCACAATGCATTTGTACTCAGTGTATGTGGGTTCAGATCTGGACTAAGGTTTTTGATAGCTGAATTGACTTTAGCAAGTCACTTTAgcttctttttaaacattttttaaaaatttattttaatttttttggcatttaaaattcttcagcctcagtttccttatttgtaaaatggggataatcataccTTTTGGGGGGAAGGCCACACACTCTAGAAATGTGAATAGGGACACACAGAAATctgcacacatgcatatacaaagcctatatatatatatatatgtttgtgtgtgtgtgtttgccaattgtctctgaaaaaaaagcatataaagaTAGGCATGTACTACCCATTAATATGATCACTACTAAGCCAAATGGCACAGTGGGCAGAATTCTGGACCTGCAACCAAGGAAGATCTGAATCTAAGTCCcatatcagacacttactagctgtgggactcttaACTTTTATTTGACAGTtacttcatctgttaaatggaaatAGCAATAGCATCTATCTAGCAGGGCTGTgggaatcaaatgggataatacttgtaaagtgctttgcaaaccttaaattgtcatataaatgcttgttggtttttTCCATAGGGTTAAGAggcttacccagagtcacacagctaggctggatttgaattccgttctttttgactttaggctagtgctctatctactgcaccgtTCAGCTGCCTCATAAATGGTATCATGATTATTTTTCACTCATAATCTCCTATGCTTGCACATATACACAGATCTATGCTTCTATATAGACACACATTCACATAAACAGGCTCACACACTCCTGCAAACACGCCTTCTAAGTGTTATTATCATGTCCTCAGTGACCCCTGGCCCATCAGGATTGGGTCTCTGTTGCAGAAATGTGCAATCCCTTTTATTTGAGGATTGAGTTTGAATCTTGAGGATGAGGTCCAGGTCTTGGTTAGAAAGCAGCACTAAGATTTTCTCCCTCTTGGGAGGGCTCTTAGATCTTTGAAGTAATAGTAGGCTCAAAACACCACCCAGCAAAGCTATATTAGTGCAAGCAGGACTTTGTTCCAGGGCAATACTATCCAGAAGTGTACACTTTTTCCTCATTCACTTTGAGGTTCTTTATGAAGGCTTTTTTGGGAGACGGACTGCTCCAGATATCCTTTACACCAATAATTCCTCTCCCTAAAAACCAATCCTGTTTTTGCCTTATGTAAACACATTCTTAGTTATTGCTCTCCCACCCAGCACTGCCCCCCTCCTCTGCCATCTCTGCCACAGCTCCCCAAAGAATCTGAGCGGACGATTCCAAAGATAACCTTAGTGGTTTACAAAGCAGTTATTTCCCAAAGAGTGACAGCATTTGTTGAGAGAACTACCATATTAGAGTGGAGCAGGAGGAGATCTAGAATCCTGGTACATACCCTATCATCTTCGGAAACCAACCTCAGAGCAGCACAATCTACTCCCTCTCCCCTAACCTTCCCTCTTAAGTCTCCCCGGAGACTAGTAGATTCCAGATCTCTAAATCCACAAGATGGACAGTCAAGGTTTCAGTCTTTAAACGGAAGGAAGCCGAGGGAGGAGGAAAGTGGTGGTAGGGAGCTGGAAAGGCCTTGGAGCGTTTGGGAAGGAGTCCAACAAGGAGATGTCAGGGTATATAGGAGAGATGTCTCTGATGGGAGAGATCTCCCATCACTCCCCAGATCAGtaccatttcttttcatttttcttgtgcctcttttacaaaattctttctcAGACTTTGAATAAACCATTTCTTCAGATaaattctagttcctttttttacATCAAAGAACTCACCTCAAAACTcctgggggatggggagaaagaaagagaatcacAGTAGTGTCAAAGTGAGACGGGGCAGTTTGTTTCAAAGGGATCTCAGACTGATATTCATCCCCCCACATACATACTGTTTCAGTGGAGTATATCCCTGTGTACCCATAACCCATTTCTTTAGGAAATGTATTCAGCATGCAAATCACAGACAAATCACAGGCAAAAAAGCCATCAGCCCTTGAAAATTGTTATCTC includes:
- the FKBP10 gene encoding peptidyl-prolyl cis-trans isomerase FKBP10; translated protein: MSPWGSLSRILPLFPVLLLLLQASGRALGRASPGGGPLEDVVIERYHVPRGCPREVQMGDFIRYHYNGTFEDGKKFDSSYDRGVTVAGVVGVGRLITGMDRGLMGMCVNERRRLIVPPHLGYGSIGVAGLIPPDSTLYFDVVLLDVWNKEDSVQVNTLLRPTNCPRMVQDSDFVRYHYNGTLLDGTAFDSSYSRSSTYDTYVGSGWLIKGMDQGLLGMCPGEKRKIIIPPFLAYGEKGYGTVIPPQASLVFHVLLIDVHNPKDSVQLETLLLPPGCGRKAVAGDFMRYHYNGSLMDGTIFDSSYSRNHTYNTYIGQGYIIPGMDQGLQGVCIGELRRITIPPHLAYGENGAGDKIPGSAVLIFDVHVIDFHNPSDPVETRTISRPSEGCNETSRLGDFVRYHYNCSLLDGTKLFSSHDYGEPQEATLGANKVIEGLNTGLQGMCVGERRQLIIPPHLGHGENGARGVPGSAVLLFEVELVSREEGLPEGYLFVWHGDPPPNLYEDMDLNKDGEIPLEEFSTFIKAQVAEGKGKLMPGQDPEKTIGDMFQNQDRNQDGKITMEELKLKSDEDRERVHEEL